The Vitis riparia cultivar Riparia Gloire de Montpellier isolate 1030 chromosome 10, EGFV_Vit.rip_1.0, whole genome shotgun sequence genome includes a region encoding these proteins:
- the LOC117924354 gene encoding berberine bridge enzyme-like 21 — MRTASSASVPGLVFLLGFLLFSSSSSSCEASDSVYDTFIQCLASHSDPSPPASSIVYNQSNSSYTTVLQSYIRNRRFNTSSTPKPLIIVTPLVESHVQAAILCSKNVGMEMKIRSGGHDYDGLSYISDIPFFILDLFNLRAIDVNIGDETAWVQPGATLGELYYRIWEKSKLHGFPAGVCPTVGAGGHISGGGYGNMLRKYGLSIDQLVDAKIVDVNGRILDRKAMGEDLFWAIRGGGGSSFGVILAYKIKLVAVPETVTVFRVERTLDQNATDLVYKWQLVADKIDNDLFIRVLLQPVTVNKKRTIRASFVSLFLGDAARLLSVMDKDFPALGLKKEDCMEMSWIESVLYWGNFDNGTSADALLSRTPDSVNFLKRKSDYVQTPISKDGLEWMWKKMIAIGKTGLVFNPYGGRMSEIPSSETAFPHRAGNIYKIQYSVNWSEEGEEADKEYMTQIRRLYSYMTPFVSKSPRGSFLNYRDVDIGVTKTWSYDEGKVYGAKYFMNNFDRLVKVKTAVDPTNFFRNEQSIPPLK, encoded by the coding sequence ATGAGGACAGCAAGCTCTGCCTCTGTTCCCGGGCTTGTGTTCCTCCTTGGTTTTCTGCTTTTCTCTTCATCGTCGTCATCATGCGAAGCCTCAGATTCAGTCTATGACACCTTTATTCAGTGCCTAGCCAGCCATTCAGATCCATCTCCACCGGCTTCATCAATAGTTTATAATCAATCCAATTCTTCCTACACAACAGTCCTTCAATCTTATATCAGAAACCGAAGGTTCAACACATCTTCCACGCCCAAACCCCTCATCATTGTGACCCCCTTGGTTGAATCCCATGTCCAGGCTGCCATTCTTTGCTCCAAAAACGTCGGCATGGAGATGAAAATCCGCAGCGGCGGCCACGACTATGATGGGCTTTCGTATATCTCGGATATCCCCTTTTTCATCCTCGACTTGTTCAATCTCCGGGCCATCGACGTTAACATAGGCGATGAGACTGCTTGGGTGCAGCCAGGTGCCACTCTTGGAGAGCTTTATTATAGAATTTGGGAGAAGAGCAAACTACATGGATTTCCAGCTGGGGTTTGCCCAACTGTGGGTGCTGGAGGCCACATAAGTGGGGGAGGGTATGGCAATATGTTGCGAAAATATGGACTGTCCATTGATCAGCTTGTGGACGCCAAAATTGTGGATGTGAATGGCAGAATTCTGGATAGGAAGGCCATGGGAGAGGACCTCTTCTGGGCCATTAGAGGAGGTGGTGGATCCAGCTTTGGGGTCATACTTGCATACAAAATCAAGCTCGTTGCTGTCCCCGAGACTGTCACAGTTTTCAGGGTAGAGAGGACTTTGGACCAAAATGCCACCGACCTTGTGTACAAATGGCAACTCGTTGCCGATAAGATCGACAATGATCTGTTCATTAGGGTTCTCCTGCAACCCGTGACCGTGAATAAGAAAAGAACTATCAGAGCATCGTTTGTTTCGCTGTTTCTCGGGGACGCTGCTCGGCTCTTGTCTGTCATGGACAAGGATTTTCCTGCACTGGGGCTGAAGAAAGAGGACTGCATGGAAATGAGCTGGATTGAGTCAGTTCTGTACTGGGGTAATTTCGATAATGGAACATCAGCTGATGCTCTGCTGAGCAGGACTCCGGATTCAGTGAACTTCTTGAAGAGGAAGTCGGATTATGTGCAGACACCAATCTCCAAGGATGGACTGGAATGGATGTGGAAGAAGATGATTGCGATAGGCAAAACAGGGCTGGTGTTCAACCCATATGGAGGGCGAATGAGCGAAATTCCCAGCTCAGAAACGGCCTTCCCCCACAGAGCTGGGAACATATACAAGATCCAGTACTCAGTGAACTGGAGCGAAGAAGGTGAAGAAGCAGACAAAGAGTACATGACCCAGATAAGAAGGCTCTACAGTTACATGACCCCATTCGTCTCCAAGTCCCCAAGAGGTTCATTTCTCAATTACAGAGACGTTGACATTGGGGTCACTAAGACCTGGTCCTACGATGAAGGCAAAGTTTACGGTGCCAAGTACTTCATGAACAATTTTGATAGATTGGTGAAGGTGAAGACTGCAGTGGATCCTACTAATTTTTTCAGGAATGAGCAGAGCATCCCACCTCTCAAATAG